GCCGCCGTGCACCGCGGGGCGTGAGGGGGTGCGCATGAACCGGCTCATCAACGCGCGGCTCGCGGGCTTGACGCGCTTGATATCCCTCGAGTAGGGCCATACCATAACGGTATGGCCACCACCATGATCAAGTCCACCTACTCGCTCGATGTGGAGACTGTGCGAACGCTGGAAGCGCTGGCGGCGCGCTGGAACGTCTCCAAGTCCGAGGTGTTGCGCCGGGCGGTCAGGACAGCGGCGGCGGAAGATGGAGCCGGCGCGGGCGGACCGCTGGCGGCCCTGCGCCAACTGCAGGCCGACGTCCGGGAGGACGGCGTGGACATCGACCGGTGGGTGCGCGACGTCAGGGCCGAACGCCGTGCCTGGACGACGCCGCCCCGCGCGGTCGAGGAATGATCCATCTCGATACCAGCTTCCTCATCCGGGCGCTGGTCATCGGATCGCCGGAAGATCGGCGGCTGAGCGGCTGGATCTCGTCGGGCGAGGGGATCGGCATGAGCGCTGTGGCGTGGGCGGAGTTTCTGTGCGGCCCGCTCTCGCCGCCCCGACTGCGAGTGGCCGACGCCATCGTTGGCCCCCGCATCGATTTCACCGGAGTGGACGCCGTCGTGGCGGCGCGTCTCTTCAACGAGTGCGGGCGTCGGCGCGGATCGCTGCCCGATTGCATGATTGCGGCGTCGGCGCTCGGCGGCGGTGCGCAGCTTGCCACGGCCGATGAAGCGGATTTCCGCCGTTTCAAGGCGTTCGGAGTTCGACTCGCTTGACCGATGACGCCGACGAACGCCCGTACGGCACGGAGTCCGCGGCGTCGACTATGGTCCCAGCACCCCGGAATCATTGTCTCCGCGAGGGTCGCTCGAAAGGCCCGCTATGATGTGGTCATTGTCTGGCCCACGGGGGTCCCACCAGGGAGTGTCGCCGCCGAGAACCAGGGGGTCGCCGTCACCCGGGTGGTAGTAGCGCCGGTCGTTGCGCAGGCGGTAGTCCTGATCGCCCGGGTCGTCGCCGAACAGGCATCCAGCGGACATGACGCCCAATCCGCCCATAAGCACGCCGCGACCAAAGACGGCCACGAAAGTGCGACGGGGCACATCCCGAACCCGAACATCGCGCCGTGCTATCGTGGTCTCGCGTCGTGGAGATGTCATGTCCGGCCTCCTGGTCTTTTCTCAGCCGATGACCTCGAGGATCCCCTCTCGGATCATCGTCCCGAGCACGATCTTCCGTCCCGGCCAGTCGAGCGAACGGTCGAGCGAGCCGGCTGTCTGTGGTCCGCCCTCCAGCACCGATCTGACCGTCCCGGCGGCGGCCTCCGGGAACTCCAACTCTCGCCCGGCCGCAATTACGACGACCTGGCCGTCGCGGATCTCCGCCCTGCTTCGGAGGTCCGGACGGGGCCGTATGACGTCCGTCGGAGATAGCGACTCGGCGGCGGAGGTTGCCTGGGACAGGTAGTTCGACGCGCACGGCCGAAAGGCGGCCCCGACCTCGTCGAGCCTCGCTGACAGAACGGCCTCCACGTCGAGTTCATCGGGCAGAGCCGCGATTCGACCGATCAGTTGCTGCCGGATCTCTCCGAAGTCGGCGCCCGTAGCGCCGATGCCGAAGGGGAGGTTCTCGCGCCAGCGACTCGACCTCAACGTGAGTTCACCGAGACATTGCCCCAGGAATTCCGACCATGTGTAGGCGATCAGTCCCAGCGTGATGTGGAGCGACGTCTCTTCTCCGGATTCGGCGGCGTGCATGACTCCGCGCGGGAGATAGAGGACATCGCCGGCCGTCAGCATGAACTCCGCCACCACCGGGCCCGCCTCGTGCGTCTCGGGATCGAACTGCTGGCCGATCACCGGCAGGTCCTCGCCGCCCTCGTAAAGGCGCCATCGCTTCGATCCTTCGATCTGCATCACGAACACGTCGTGCGTGTCCCAGTGGTGCCGGAAGCCCTGCGCGTGAGGCGGGGTCAGGTAGATGTTAGCCTGCGTCCGGGCTCCAGTCTGCCGGGAGAATGCCGCGCAGAGGCGGCGAAGAGGTTCGTGCCGATCGTGGAGCGCATCGAAAATGACTGTGCCACCCTCCGCGAAGAGGCGCGCGACCCTCCGAGGATCCGCC
This portion of the Candidatus Palauibacter australiensis genome encodes:
- a CDS encoding ribbon-helix-helix protein, CopG family gives rise to the protein MIKSTYSLDVETVRTLEALAARWNVSKSEVLRRAVRTAAAEDGAGAGGPLAALRQLQADVREDGVDIDRWVRDVRAERRAWTTPPRAVEE
- a CDS encoding type II toxin-antitoxin system VapC family toxin; the encoded protein is MIHLDTSFLIRALVIGSPEDRRLSGWISSGEGIGMSAVAWAEFLCGPLSPPRLRVADAIVGPRIDFTGVDAVVAARLFNECGRRRGSLPDCMIAASALGGGAQLATADEADFRRFKAFGVRLA